The Candidatus Rokuibacteriota bacterium genome includes the window CCTCCCGTCTGCTATCGTGCGAAGCGTCGTTGAGGTGCCCGGGTGGCTCCCCGCCGTTGCGAGGGGCCACAGGGAAGGCGGTGAAAATCCGCCGCGACCCCGTCACTGTGATCGGGGACGAAACCCACGAAGTCCACTGGCCCGGGTAGCGCCGGGTTGGGAAGGCGTGGGGAGTAGGTTGATCCGAGAGCCAGGAGACCTGCCCGGGCACGGAGTTCTCCTACCGGTCTTCGAGGGAGGGCCCGGGTTGAGCCTGCTGAGCGAGACGGTCTTCGCGTTCCCCCCATCCCGGCGTCTTTTCCTCCGGCGTTCGCGTCCGTGAGTGCTGGACCGTTTTCAGTCCTGATCCTGGGCGGGGCCAGGAGCGGCAAGAGCCGCTACGCCCTCGAGATGGCCCGCGCCCTCCCCGGGCCGACCGCCTTCGTGGCCACGGCCGAAGCGCTCGATGCTGAGATGGCTAGCCGGATCCAGCGTCACCGCGCCGAGCGCCCGGCAGCCTGGCTCACCGTCGAGGAGCCGTTGGAGCTTGAGGCTCAGCTGAGGCGGCTCGTGGGGCATGCCCGAACTGCGGTCGTGGACTGCCTGACACTGTGGGTGGCCAACCGGCTCTTGCAGGAGCCCGTCGACGAGCCCATCCTGGCCGAGGCCGCAGCCCTCGCCAAGCTCATCTGCGAACGCCAGTACCACGCAATCGTCGTCTCAAACGAGG containing:
- the cobU gene encoding bifunctional adenosylcobinamide kinase/adenosylcobinamide-phosphate guanylyltransferase, which encodes MSAGPFSVLILGGARSGKSRYALEMARALPGPTAFVATAEALDAEMASRIQRHRAERPAAWLTVEEPLELEAQLRRLVGHARTAVVDCLTLWVANRLLQEPVDEPILAEAAALAKLICERQYHAIVVSNEVGLGVHPETAAGRRFRDILGLVNQTIAASVDQVVWMAAGLPVTLKDHRPDERAPETP